A section of the Rhizobium sp. SSA_523 genome encodes:
- a CDS encoding CreA family protein codes for MRRLMLMTAALLSLVPFSLPAAHAEEVGKVGVDWMGNDIVVDALTDPKVKGVTCHVTYFDRGMLDRLKNGNWFEDPSNNSIACRQTGPIEIGDIDLSKEGEEVFKQGMSLIWKQLVVNRIYDKPNNTLIYLVHSRQLVDGSAKMAISTVPLFNQSVNWLKGAPK; via the coding sequence ATGCGCCGCTTGATGTTGATGACCGCCGCCCTTCTGTCGCTCGTCCCCTTTAGCCTGCCCGCCGCCCATGCAGAGGAAGTGGGGAAAGTGGGTGTCGACTGGATGGGCAATGATATTGTCGTTGATGCCCTGACCGATCCGAAGGTCAAGGGTGTGACCTGCCACGTGACCTATTTCGATCGCGGCATGCTGGACCGGCTGAAGAACGGCAACTGGTTCGAGGACCCGTCCAACAATTCGATCGCCTGCCGCCAGACCGGTCCGATCGAGATCGGCGATATCGATCTTTCCAAGGAAGGCGAAGAAGTGTTCAAGCAGGGCATGTCGCTGATCTGGAAGCAGCTCGTCGTCAACCGGATCTATGACAAGCCCAACAATACGCTGATCTACCTGGTGCATTCGCGCCAGCTCGTCGATGGCTCCGCCAAGATGGCGATCTCCACCGTCCCGCTGTTCAACCAGTCGGTCAACTGGCTGAAGGGTGCGCCGAAATAG
- a CDS encoding methyl-accepting chemotaxis protein — protein sequence MSIGQRLMTIGISAFVGIGAIAGVGWVSQANVGRDLDRVTEISGLLETANALKTANLDLTLTAMDFIVDRQAHSISAERKDVLSTTSTVLKTNAGRMDRLAALVDRPDLTRGLDQDLARSIAAITVDLPRLVETQASEAEFHAIDDRIDTGGELISARLEELTRLGSAAHEASIKSTNNALARSVLLQVALGVATLSLVGALQYWQGAAIRRKIATIRADLQRIAAGDCAEAVQGTQGKDEISDMARAAEALRVSSLERLALEHKTAHDRAAVEEESRQRSDQERQAAERLRLATRDLARALTKLSDGDLGAVLATPFPAELEPVRADFNRLTEKLQHTMQEINSASASIQANAQQMRSAADDLAQRTEQQAASLEETSAALEEITRTVRTATERAEAASQLVSNAKDFAERSTTVVADAMAAMERIEDATGEIGKIINVIDEIAFQTNLLALNAGVEAARAGDAGKGFAVVAQEVRALAGRAAGAAKDIKALVSRSSAEVQTGVDLVRATGDALHRIGDDVLKINDDVGMIATSAREQSTGLNEINTAIGQMDQTTQQNAAMVEQTNAASHTLAGDADNLIRLMGQFHNRHHPPRLATSADRATGGTPSPARTLLTRVAGAVQSSSPASAASAASATSEKWEEF from the coding sequence ATGTCGATCGGTCAAAGACTCATGACCATCGGCATATCGGCCTTTGTCGGCATCGGCGCGATTGCCGGGGTCGGATGGGTCTCTCAGGCCAATGTGGGACGGGATCTGGATCGCGTCACCGAGATCTCCGGACTTCTGGAGACGGCCAATGCACTGAAGACCGCCAATCTCGATCTCACCCTGACGGCCATGGACTTCATTGTCGACAGGCAGGCGCACAGCATCAGCGCCGAGCGAAAGGACGTGCTTTCGACAACCAGCACCGTTCTCAAGACCAATGCCGGCCGAATGGACCGGCTTGCCGCGCTGGTCGACAGACCGGATCTGACGCGCGGCCTCGACCAGGATCTGGCGCGCTCGATCGCCGCCATTACCGTCGATCTGCCGCGCCTGGTCGAGACGCAGGCCTCGGAGGCGGAATTCCATGCCATCGACGACAGGATCGATACCGGCGGCGAGCTGATCAGCGCGCGACTGGAAGAATTGACGCGCCTTGGCTCCGCCGCCCATGAAGCGTCAATAAAAAGCACAAACAATGCCCTGGCGCGGTCGGTGCTGCTGCAGGTCGCGCTGGGCGTCGCAACGCTGTCCCTGGTCGGCGCGCTTCAATATTGGCAGGGCGCCGCCATTCGCCGCAAGATCGCGACCATCCGCGCCGATCTGCAACGCATCGCCGCCGGCGATTGCGCCGAAGCCGTTCAGGGAACGCAGGGAAAAGACGAGATTTCCGATATGGCCCGGGCGGCGGAAGCGTTGCGCGTCTCCAGCCTGGAGCGGCTGGCGCTCGAACATAAGACGGCGCATGACCGCGCTGCGGTGGAAGAGGAGAGCCGGCAGCGCAGCGATCAGGAGAGGCAGGCGGCAGAGCGGCTGCGCCTGGCCACCCGGGATCTGGCGCGGGCGCTGACAAAGCTTTCGGATGGCGATCTCGGCGCCGTTCTTGCCACCCCGTTCCCGGCGGAACTGGAACCCGTGCGGGCGGATTTCAACCGCCTCACGGAAAAGCTTCAGCATACGATGCAGGAGATCAACTCGGCCTCCGCCTCCATTCAGGCCAATGCCCAGCAGATGCGCTCGGCAGCGGATGATCTTGCCCAGCGTACCGAGCAGCAGGCAGCCTCTCTGGAGGAGACCTCCGCCGCGCTGGAAGAGATCACCCGCACCGTGCGCACCGCCACCGAGCGCGCCGAGGCGGCGAGCCAGCTGGTCAGCAATGCCAAGGATTTCGCCGAACGCTCGACCACCGTCGTCGCAGATGCCATGGCCGCCATGGAACGCATCGAAGATGCCACCGGCGAGATCGGCAAGATCATCAACGTGATCGATGAGATCGCCTTCCAGACCAATCTCCTGGCGCTGAATGCCGGTGTCGAGGCGGCACGCGCCGGCGATGCCGGAAAGGGCTTTGCCGTCGTTGCCCAGGAGGTCCGCGCGCTCGCCGGCCGTGCCGCCGGCGCGGCAAAGGATATCAAGGCGCTTGTCTCGCGCTCCAGCGCCGAGGTGCAGACAGGCGTGGACCTCGTCAGGGCGACCGGTGACGCCCTGCATCGCATCGGCGATGATGTGCTGAAAATTAACGATGATGTCGGCATGATCGCCACATCAGCGCGAGAACAATCAACCGGCCTTAACGAAATCAACACCGCAATCGGGCAAATGGATCAGACCACGCAGCAGAATGCAGCCATGGTGGAACAGACCAATGCCGCCAGCCACACCCTGGCCGGCGACGCGGATAATCTCATCCGCCTGATGGGTCAGTTCCACAATCGCCACCATCCGCCGCGGCTCGCAACATCGGCCGACCGCGCAACCGGCGGCACACCCTCTCCTGCCCGCACGCTCCTTACCCGGGTGGCGGGCGCGGTACAGTCCAGCAGCCCGGCTTCCGCGGCCTCCGCCGCGTCGGCCACCAGCGAAAAATGGGAAGAGTTCTAA
- a CDS encoding 3'-5' exonuclease: MRTIAIDFETANEQRASACSVGLAWIEDGRVVRVEERLIRPKEMRFSSFNIAVHGIRPEHVEDAGEFPEVMDEFAEDFADATMVAHNAAFDFSVWRACLDLYATTYPAVSYLCSVKMARTVWPHLPSHRLNVLAAHLGLVFAHHRAAEDAALCAEATLAMARQLGARHAAEIPARIGMTVGKLYAGGYTPCTLRRR, from the coding sequence TTGAGAACCATTGCCATCGATTTTGAAACCGCCAATGAGCAAAGAGCCAGTGCCTGCTCCGTCGGCCTTGCCTGGATCGAGGATGGGCGGGTGGTGCGCGTCGAGGAGCGGTTGATCCGCCCGAAGGAGATGCGGTTCTCCTCCTTCAACATCGCCGTCCACGGCATCCGCCCCGAGCATGTCGAGGATGCCGGCGAGTTTCCCGAGGTCATGGATGAATTTGCCGAGGATTTCGCCGATGCGACGATGGTGGCTCATAACGCCGCCTTCGATTTCAGCGTCTGGCGCGCCTGCCTCGATCTCTATGCAACGACCTATCCGGCTGTATCCTATCTCTGCAGCGTCAAGATGGCGCGCACCGTCTGGCCGCATCTGCCGTCCCACCGGTTGAACGTCCTGGCGGCGCATCTCGGCCTCGTTTTCGCCCATCACAGGGCGGCGGAGGATGCCGCTCTCTGTGCGGAAGCGACGCTGGCCATGGCCAGGCAGCTGGGTGCGCGGCATGCCGCCGAGATTCCGGCGCGAATCGGCATGACGGTGGGCAAGCTCTATGCCGGCGGCTATACGCCCTGCACGCTGCGGCGCCGGTGA
- a CDS encoding 50S ribosomal protein L11 methyltransferase yields the protein MSEVRLYVTVTERQAEDILDRLSLAFGEEDYAIGTTEVDEKADRWEASVYMLFDEEDEVLQRFSQAIHDAYPDLTIEREALPEIDWIAKSLEGLKPVRAGQFLVHGSHDRDKARTGDIAIEIDAGQAFGTGHHGTTAGCLEMIEQVMRAHPPRNALDLGTGSGVLAIAVAKLKKIPVLATDIDPVAVKVAAANARLNGILEGKPQGIALETAPGFHSESFRRHGPFDLIIANILARPLIKMAPQLAGHLSPSGDVILSGILAAQRWKVIAAYSGAGLAHVRTLWRNGWVTIHLRRERRST from the coding sequence GTGAGCGAAGTGCGTCTCTACGTCACCGTCACCGAGCGGCAGGCGGAAGATATTCTGGATCGCCTCTCACTCGCCTTTGGCGAGGAGGATTATGCGATCGGCACCACCGAAGTGGATGAGAAGGCGGATCGCTGGGAAGCGTCCGTCTACATGCTCTTCGATGAGGAGGATGAGGTTCTCCAGCGCTTTTCCCAAGCCATTCACGACGCTTATCCGGATCTGACCATCGAGCGCGAGGCGCTGCCGGAGATCGACTGGATTGCCAAGTCGCTCGAAGGCCTGAAGCCTGTCCGGGCCGGCCAGTTCCTGGTGCATGGTTCGCATGATCGCGACAAGGCCCGCACGGGCGACATCGCCATCGAGATCGATGCCGGACAAGCCTTCGGCACGGGCCATCACGGAACGACGGCCGGCTGCCTCGAAATGATCGAACAGGTCATGCGAGCCCATCCGCCACGCAATGCGCTGGATCTGGGGACGGGAAGCGGCGTTCTGGCCATAGCGGTTGCCAAGCTCAAGAAGATCCCGGTCTTGGCGACCGATATCGATCCGGTGGCAGTCAAGGTTGCGGCGGCCAATGCACGGCTGAACGGAATTCTGGAGGGGAAACCGCAGGGCATTGCCCTGGAAACGGCGCCGGGCTTCCATTCCGAGAGCTTTCGCCGGCATGGCCCCTTCGATCTGATCATCGCCAATATTCTGGCACGGCCGCTGATCAAGATGGCGCCGCAACTCGCCGGCCATCTTTCGCCTTCCGGTGATGTCATCCTGTCGGGGATCCTGGCGGCGCAGCGGTGGAAGGTGATCGCGGCCTATTCCGGCGCCGGCCTTGCCCATGTGCGCACGCTCTGGCGCAATGGCTGGGTGACGATCCACCTGCGGCGGGAACGGCGCTCCACCTAA
- a CDS encoding AzlC family ABC transporter permease, with product MPDSIFWKGARTGFVIALSTSPFGLLFGAVAVDGGMTPLEATVMSIVLFAGASQLVGVQMFGSDVPAWLIILSVFAVNFRHILYSAALAPYIRDFSPAARAIGLFFLTDPQFAESAKRAELTGRLETRYYMGLAMVIYTVWVVGSGLGALFGKLIGDPAALGMDVLLPVYFLGLVFGFRKRLLFLPVVAVSACASVLAMHTVGSPWHVSLGALAGILTAIIVHKDPAEAPAEAMPGAVAMPVQPGKDRA from the coding sequence ATGCCAGACAGCATATTCTGGAAAGGCGCCCGGACAGGCTTTGTCATCGCGCTGTCGACCAGCCCCTTCGGCCTGCTGTTTGGCGCGGTCGCCGTGGATGGCGGCATGACGCCGCTGGAAGCGACGGTCATGAGCATCGTCCTCTTTGCCGGGGCAAGCCAGCTGGTCGGCGTGCAGATGTTCGGCAGCGACGTACCGGCCTGGCTGATCATCCTCTCGGTCTTTGCCGTCAATTTCCGCCATATTCTCTATTCGGCGGCACTCGCCCCCTATATTCGCGATTTCTCGCCTGCCGCGCGCGCCATCGGCCTGTTTTTCCTGACCGATCCGCAATTTGCCGAATCGGCCAAGCGGGCGGAACTGACCGGACGGCTGGAGACCCGATACTACATGGGCCTCGCAATGGTCATCTACACCGTCTGGGTGGTGGGATCGGGGCTCGGCGCGCTGTTCGGGAAGCTGATCGGCGATCCCGCCGCGCTTGGCATGGATGTCCTTCTGCCTGTCTATTTCCTGGGCCTGGTCTTCGGATTTCGCAAGCGCCTGCTGTTTCTGCCGGTGGTGGCGGTCAGCGCCTGCGCCTCCGTGCTGGCCATGCATACGGTCGGATCGCCCTGGCATGTCAGCCTCGGCGCTTTGGCCGGCATTCTGACGGCAATCATTGTCCATAAGGATCCGGCCGAAGCACCGGCAGAGGCGATGCCGGGCGCCGTGGCCATGCCTGTCCAACCGGGCAAGGATCGCGCCTGA
- the pncA gene encoding bifunctional nicotinamidase/pyrazinamidase yields MRALLVIDVQNGFCPGGNLPVPDGHLVVPVINRLMDEGPYDLVVASQDWHPANHGSFASQHPGQAPFSMGELCGKPQVLWPDHCVQATPDAEFHPDLNSDAFDYIQQKGENLAVDSYSAFRDNDHAAVTGLAGYLRAQQVTELDVCGLATDYCVKFSVLDAIDMLQDVKIRFIEDASRGIDPEGVRAAIAQMRKEGAVIVNSADILAD; encoded by the coding sequence GTGCCGGACGGTCATCTCGTCGTTCCGGTCATCAACCGCCTGATGGATGAAGGACCCTATGACCTCGTGGTCGCCTCGCAGGACTGGCACCCCGCCAATCATGGCAGCTTCGCGTCCCAGCATCCCGGCCAGGCGCCCTTTTCCATGGGCGAACTCTGCGGCAAGCCGCAGGTGCTCTGGCCGGACCATTGCGTGCAGGCAACGCCGGATGCCGAATTCCATCCCGATCTCAACAGCGACGCTTTCGATTACATCCAGCAGAAGGGTGAGAATCTCGCCGTCGACAGCTATTCCGCCTTCCGCGACAATGACCACGCGGCGGTGACCGGGCTCGCCGGCTATTTGCGGGCGCAGCAGGTCACGGAACTGGATGTCTGCGGCCTTGCAACCGACTATTGCGTCAAGTTCTCTGTTCTCGATGCGATCGACATGCTTCAGGATGTGAAGATCCGCTTCATCGAGGATGCCAGCCGCGGCATCGATCCCGAGGGAGTCCGCGCGGCTATCGCGCAGATGCGCAAAGAAGGCGCGGTCATCGTCAACAGCGCGGACATCCTGGCAGATTGA
- a CDS encoding chemotaxis protein CheW → MSNAIKQSGAYLEIVSFHLGDQEFCIDIMAIREIRGWAPVTPMPHTPPYVLGLINLRGAVIPVIDMACRLGMKMTEPSERAAIIVTDIAGKLVGLLVEQVSDMMTIKSEDLQPAPEIIPEAQRAFCRGIVALEKTMVCFLNLDTVIADELAQAA, encoded by the coding sequence ATGAGCAATGCCATCAAGCAGTCCGGAGCCTATCTCGAAATCGTCTCCTTCCACCTGGGCGATCAGGAATTCTGCATCGACATCATGGCCATCCGCGAAATCCGCGGCTGGGCGCCCGTGACGCCGATGCCGCATACGCCGCCTTACGTGCTTGGGCTGATCAACCTGCGCGGCGCCGTCATTCCCGTCATCGACATGGCCTGCCGCCTAGGCATGAAGATGACGGAACCGTCCGAGCGCGCCGCCATCATCGTCACCGATATTGCCGGAAAGCTGGTCGGCCTTCTCGTCGAGCAGGTTTCGGACATGATGACGATCAAGTCGGAAGACCTGCAGCCGGCACCGGAGATCATTCCGGAAGCACAGCGCGCCTTCTGCCGCGGCATTGTCGCCCTGGAGAAGACCATGGTCTGCTTCCTGAACCTCGATACGGTGATCGCCGACGAGCTGGCCCAGGCCGCCTGA
- a CDS encoding aminopeptidase P family protein — translation MFQSFDSTSSPALGPQRVAALRARFDEFSVDGVLVPRADEFQGEYVPACAERLAWLTGFTGSAGIALIARNQAVVFVDGRYTTQLAQQVDQATFTAGDLVGEPPHQWLAAHAPNGFRLGIDPNLHSRAEVAKLSDALTAKGGALVLLAQNPVDALWSDRPAAPMGAVAVQLDNHAGRPAQDKIKDIAAGVAAKGAAGVLISDPSSVAWIFNIRGADVPHTPHPLARAIITAAGTAELFIEAGKINAEADRHLAPLCSRFEPAELTARLARLAEGGAKVLVDAEATSVALSKAIESVGGVAVEAMDPARLPRAVKNAVELRGSADAHVQDGVAMVRFLHWLDGQQPGSLSEISAVERLEAFRAKVGESLQNPLKDISFDTISGAGEHGAIMHYRVTRDSNRTLQAGELFLIDSGAQYVNGTTDITRTVAIGSVPQEQKRFYTLVLKGMIAISTARFPKGSRGCDLDPLARIALWKAGADFAHGTGHGVGSYLSVHEGPQRISRVSTQELLPGMILSNEPGYYRPGAFGIRIENLIYVTPLEMIEGGDLPMMGFETLTWCPLDRRLIVTSLLTEEERAWLDAYHATVFDKLSPLISQSDVSEWLRQATAPL, via the coding sequence ATGTTCCAGTCCTTCGACAGCACTTCCTCTCCCGCCCTCGGGCCCCAGCGCGTGGCGGCCCTGCGCGCCCGTTTCGACGAGTTTTCCGTCGATGGCGTCCTGGTGCCGCGCGCCGATGAATTTCAGGGGGAATATGTCCCGGCCTGCGCGGAACGCCTTGCCTGGCTGACGGGATTTACCGGCTCGGCAGGCATTGCCCTCATCGCGCGCAACCAGGCCGTGGTCTTTGTCGACGGGCGCTATACGACGCAGCTTGCCCAGCAGGTGGATCAGGCGACCTTCACCGCTGGTGATCTGGTTGGAGAACCGCCGCACCAATGGCTTGCGGCTCATGCGCCGAACGGGTTTCGTCTGGGCATAGATCCCAATCTCCACAGCCGTGCGGAGGTGGCGAAACTGTCGGATGCGCTGACGGCGAAGGGAGGGGCGCTGGTCCTTCTGGCGCAGAACCCGGTGGATGCGCTCTGGAGCGACCGGCCTGCCGCACCCATGGGTGCCGTTGCCGTGCAGCTCGACAACCATGCCGGTCGTCCGGCCCAGGACAAGATCAAGGACATTGCCGCGGGCGTCGCGGCGAAGGGCGCGGCCGGCGTCCTGATCTCCGACCCGTCCTCGGTCGCCTGGATCTTCAATATCCGCGGCGCCGACGTGCCGCACACGCCGCATCCGCTCGCACGGGCCATCATCACGGCGGCCGGCACAGCGGAGCTTTTCATCGAGGCTGGCAAGATCAATGCCGAGGCGGACAGGCATCTTGCGCCTCTCTGCAGCCGCTTTGAACCGGCGGAGTTGACGGCGCGGCTGGCGCGCCTCGCCGAGGGTGGCGCCAAGGTTCTGGTGGATGCGGAGGCCACCTCCGTTGCGCTGTCGAAGGCCATTGAATCGGTCGGCGGCGTCGCTGTCGAGGCCATGGATCCGGCGCGGCTGCCGCGGGCGGTGAAGAATGCCGTAGAGCTGCGCGGCTCGGCCGATGCGCATGTTCAGGACGGCGTGGCCATGGTCCGCTTTCTCCATTGGCTGGACGGGCAACAGCCCGGCAGCCTCAGCGAAATCTCGGCCGTCGAGCGTCTGGAAGCTTTCCGGGCGAAGGTCGGCGAGAGCCTGCAAAACCCGCTGAAGGATATTTCCTTCGACACGATTTCCGGTGCCGGCGAGCACGGGGCGATCATGCATTACCGCGTGACGCGCGACAGCAACCGCACGCTTCAGGCCGGCGAATTGTTTCTGATCGATTCCGGTGCGCAATATGTCAACGGCACGACCGATATCACCCGCACCGTCGCCATCGGCTCCGTTCCGCAGGAGCAGAAGCGGTTCTACACGCTGGTGCTGAAGGGCATGATCGCGATTTCCACGGCGCGCTTCCCCAAAGGGTCACGCGGCTGCGACCTCGACCCGCTGGCACGCATCGCGCTGTGGAAGGCCGGCGCCGATTTCGCGCATGGAACCGGCCATGGTGTCGGCTCCTATCTTTCCGTGCATGAGGGCCCGCAGCGCATTTCGCGGGTCTCGACGCAGGAATTGCTGCCGGGCATGATCCTGTCCAACGAGCCGGGCTATTATCGCCCCGGCGCCTTCGGCATCCGCATCGAAAACCTCATCTACGTAACACCGCTTGAGATGATCGAGGGCGGCGACCTGCCGATGATGGGCTTTGAGACCCTGACCTGGTGCCCGCTCGATCGCCGGCTCATCGTGACGTCACTTTTGACCGAGGAAGAGCGCGCCTGGCTCGATGCCTATCACGCAACGGTCTTTGACAAGCTTTCGCCATTGATCTCGCAAAGTGACGTGAGTGAGTGGTTGCGCCAGGCGACTGCGCCGCTCTGA
- a CDS encoding AzlD family protein: protein MDLHSALIILAAGIATYLTRIGGYVLITRMKRIPPRMETALNAVPAAVLTTLVAPAFFDGGWDVKSAMLVALLVGLRYPGLPLILAGWAAALLLRHLPFG, encoded by the coding sequence ATGGATCTGCACTCCGCCCTGATCATCCTTGCGGCCGGCATCGCGACCTATCTCACCCGCATTGGTGGCTATGTGCTGATCACCCGCATGAAGCGGATCCCGCCACGCATGGAGACGGCGCTCAATGCGGTTCCCGCAGCCGTTCTGACGACGCTCGTCGCGCCCGCCTTCTTCGATGGCGGCTGGGATGTGAAATCTGCGATGCTGGTGGCGCTTCTCGTCGGGCTGCGCTATCCGGGCCTGCCGCTGATCCTGGCAGGCTGGGCCGCCGCTCTGCTGCTGCGCCACCTTCCCTTCGGCTGA
- a CDS encoding GNAT family N-acetyltransferase, whose amino-acid sequence MQQDPSPITRDAKWPAGLTIRARQPSDAEAIAALHNLPGYRFGTLRTPYHSAEEIRKAIENQPATVTALVAILEDRLVGDIGLTRHGSRRAHSGSFGMGVHDAFRGRGIGSALLGEIVAIADRWYNLKRLEMTVYVDNPAAIALYRKFGFEVEGTLRHFAFRDGEFIDAYTMARLKA is encoded by the coding sequence ATGCAGCAAGACCCCTCACCGATAACCCGAGACGCGAAATGGCCCGCCGGATTGACGATCCGCGCACGCCAGCCTTCCGACGCAGAGGCGATCGCCGCCCTGCACAACCTTCCGGGCTATCGCTTCGGCACTTTGCGCACGCCCTATCACAGCGCCGAGGAGATCCGCAAAGCCATCGAAAACCAACCCGCCACGGTGACGGCGCTGGTCGCCATTCTCGAAGACCGGCTCGTGGGCGATATCGGGCTGACACGCCATGGCAGTCGTCGGGCGCATAGCGGCAGTTTCGGCATGGGCGTGCATGATGCCTTTCGCGGGCGCGGCATCGGCTCGGCCTTGCTGGGGGAAATCGTGGCAATAGCGGACCGCTGGTACAATCTGAAGCGCCTGGAAATGACCGTCTATGTCGACAATCCTGCAGCCATCGCACTCTACCGGAAATTCGGCTTCGAGGTGGAAGGCACGCTTCGCCACTTCGCCTTCCGGGACGGTGAGTTCATCGATGCCTATACGATGGCGCGGCTGAAGGCGTGA
- a CDS encoding SCO family protein, protein MKTVRIILWAAVVVMAGLLGWLTLEMTRSSQTITEAPFGVPFKLVAQDGKPITEAAFRDKPTAVFFGFSHCPEVCPTTLFELNGWLHKVDPDGTKLNAYFVTVDPERDPPDVLQRYVSNVTDRVIGISGPPEEVAEMVKGFRVYARKVPVDEKVPNGDYTMDHTASVFLLKDGGRFAGTIAYGEAPATAEKKLENLIKG, encoded by the coding sequence ATGAAGACAGTGCGGATCATTCTATGGGCGGCCGTTGTCGTGATGGCGGGTCTCCTGGGCTGGCTGACGCTGGAAATGACGCGCTCTTCGCAAACCATCACGGAAGCGCCTTTCGGTGTGCCGTTCAAGCTGGTGGCGCAGGATGGCAAGCCGATTACCGAAGCGGCTTTTCGCGACAAGCCGACGGCCGTCTTTTTCGGATTCAGCCATTGTCCGGAAGTGTGCCCGACCACCTTGTTCGAATTGAACGGCTGGCTGCACAAGGTTGACCCGGATGGGACGAAGCTGAACGCCTATTTCGTGACGGTTGATCCCGAACGCGATCCGCCGGATGTGCTGCAGCGTTACGTCTCCAATGTCACCGATCGCGTCATCGGCATTTCCGGACCTCCCGAAGAGGTTGCCGAAATGGTGAAGGGCTTCCGCGTCTATGCCCGCAAGGTGCCGGTGGATGAAAAGGTGCCGAATGGCGATTACACCATGGATCACACGGCGTCGGTCTTCCTGTTGAAGGATGGCGGCCGATTTGCCGGAACCATCGCCTATGGCGAGGCTCCCGCGACGGCGGAGAAGAAGCTCGAGAACCTGATCAAGGGCTGA
- a CDS encoding DUF982 domain-containing protein → MSKDWNKGVTLALEGPGQFRTIDTVQEASWVLIEDWPLEDGPELDKALVVFEAVLKGKKSPEAARLAFIAAAIEAGIEVKP, encoded by the coding sequence GTGAGCAAAGACTGGAACAAGGGCGTGACGCTTGCTCTCGAGGGTCCGGGCCAGTTCAGGACCATCGATACGGTGCAGGAAGCGTCCTGGGTGCTGATCGAGGACTGGCCGCTCGAGGACGGGCCGGAGCTCGACAAGGCACTCGTCGTGTTCGAGGCCGTGCTGAAGGGCAAGAAATCGCCGGAGGCGGCCCGGCTTGCCTTCATCGCGGCGGCCATCGAGGCCGGCATCGAGGTCAAGCCATGA